One segment of Cololabis saira isolate AMF1-May2022 chromosome 9, fColSai1.1, whole genome shotgun sequence DNA contains the following:
- the tctn2 gene encoding tectonic-2, with translation MKPRIFQPSFLFATGPAASAFLLGNISEVSLHLRTVYSSNSTGSIGSPSCLTEPTQWILSKEQMGKTAAQIHLRLNRSLHVCAENDTNTDCCPKLLCVLEALQLSACVGNTPRASLLIQATIHAQLYPSSVESDNKTVIPNQVFQPLGSCPCDLTRRVCDVRCCCDKDCSSEDLKLFVSYCLPGPFGGHVSPAPDYQCSVQASKNSPDWFPFLCVNSPPENNPYLGLFYQGNTIASRPRPSFQRPVLSAPEPVPLYIQGSPIVSLNDQYFTIPQKLFGRCGNNAPVAFLKNLKGECVTELQSCPTGPPLQTQLTDLNIQVMNGIGGDVMVDVADELAPDISLFISKSSAVASADEGLLCENVTLALDYKFYWRGNGIMGITVTRTVGTIKSNESVVLTTRYSAVFLNGEFMAEPNSGNPGYQVRRPIIAGIVDNDTESVQKTSINNWKPVHDGLCSTAEEKTVLYGENSTSGCLLPIRRHNLTQCNRLRDVVSDLQAALFTATHVAKHGKPNFSTTTDWLNISYVTLNSSTPTEDTRSACSDIPAHQHIQVWSVVSGLVEGIPQREISAFQVSYSLATWTLDCGDVSYCEETLFPITSSVTFIDIPINSGPPKTRFQINFTEYDCNRNDVCWPELAFPFTRYYTGEPYSQSLAKGMILVFFVITASLLGTPWRQIRQAWHSAAL, from the exons ATGAAACCACGAA TTTTTCAGCCATCCTTTCTCTTTGCCACTGGACCGGCTGCATCCGCATTTCTGCTGGGGAACATCTCGGAAGTGTCTCTGCATCTGAGGACAGTTTACTCATCCAACTCAACAG GGAGTATTGGCTCTCCATCATGTTTAACAGAGCCAACACAGTGGATCCTTTCAAAGGAGCAAATGGGAAAG ACTGCAGCGCAAATTCACCTGAGACTGAATCGAAGTCTTCATGTGTGTGCCGAGaatgacacaaacacagactgtTGTCCAAAGCTGCTGTGTGTCCTGGAGGCTCTTCAGTTGTCTGCCTGTGTTGGAAACACACCCCGGGCATCTCTGCTGATCCAGGCCACCATACATGCCCAGCTGTATCCGTCTAGTGTTGAGTCTG ATAACAAAACAGTAATTCCAAACCAAGTGTTCCAACCTTTAGGCTCTTGTCCCTGTGACCTAACACGAAGAGTATGTGATGTTCGCTGCTGCTGTGACAAG GATTGCAGCAGTGAAGATTTGAAGCTGTTTGTGTCCTACTGTCTGCCAGGGCCCTTTGGTGGACACGTCTCTCCTGCTCCAGATTATCAGTGCTCTGTGCAGGCCTCTAAAAACTCCCCAGATTGGTTTCCATTTTTATGTGTCAATTCTCCACCTGAAAACAACCCGTACCTTGGTCTCTTTTACCAGGGCAACACAAT TGCATCTCGGCCTCGTCCATCCTTCCAAAGGCCAGTATTGTCAGCTCCAGAGCCGGTCCCTCTTTACATTCAAGGAAGCCCAATTGTCTCATTAAATGACCAGTACTTCACTATACCTCAG AAGCTCTTCGGGCGGTGTGGAAACAATGCTCCTGTAGCCTTTTTGAAAAATTTGAAAGGGGAGTGTGTTACTGAACTCCAGTCTTGTCCAACTGGACCTCCGTTACAGACACAACTAACAGATTTGAACATTCAAGTGATGAATGGGATAGGGG GAGATGTCATGGTGGATGTAGCTGATGAACTGGCGCCTGATATCAGTCTGTTTATTTCCAAAAGCAGTGCAGTTGCCTCTGCAG ATGAGGGACTGCTGTGTGAAAACGTGACTTTAGCACTGGATTACAAATTCTACTGGAGAGGAAATGGCATCATGGGTATTACAGTGACACGCACTGTTGGGACCATCAAATCCAATGAAAGCG TGGTGTTAACGACTAGATATTCTGCTGTGTTTCTTAACGGAGAATTCATGGCTGAACCCAACTCTGGGAACCCAG GTTACCAAGTGAGGAGGCCCATCATTGCTGGAATTGTGGACAACGATACAGAGTCGGTGCAGAAGACATCAATCAATAATTGGAAACCAG TACATGATGGTCTCTGTTCCACTGCCgaggaaaaaactgttctatATGGGGAAAATTCAACATCAGGATGCCTGTTACCCATCAGGAGACATAATCTGACCCAGTGTAATCGCCTGAG AGATGTGGTTAGTGATCTGCAGGCAGCTTTGTTTACAGCAACGCACGTGGCAAAACATGGAAAACCAAATTTCTCAACTACGACAGACTGGCTGAACATAAGCT ATGTGACACTGAACTCAAGCACACCCACAGAGGACACCAGAAGTGCATGCAGTGATATTCCAGCCCACCAGCATATCCAGGTTTGGAGCGTTGTCTCTGGCCTTGTAGAAGGCATACCTCAAAGGGAAATCTCTGCTTTCCAAGTCAG TTATAGCCTCGCCACTTGGACATTGGACTGTGGAGATGTTTCTTATTGTGAAGAGACTCTGTTCCCCATCACCTCCTCAGTCACATTCATTGACATTCCGATCAACTCGGGACCACCAAAAACCAG GTTTCAGATCAATTTCACAGAATATGACTGTAACAGGAATGACGTGTGTTGGCCTGAACTTGCTTTTCCCTTCACCAGATATTACACAG GTGAACCGTATTCTCAGTCCCTGGCTAAGGGCATGATCTTGGTTTTTTTCGTCATCACTGCATCATTACTGGGAACTCCATGGAGACAAATCAGACAAGCATGGCACAGTGCAGCTCTCTAA
- the si:ch211-225b11.4 gene encoding tRNA (32-2'-O)-methyltransferase regulator THADA, which translates to MSFENLITSLQDCVIADHQDPEHVRQTLTRFYDKLSESSRSGVKRCKERCLDEAVQLLRQIPELQLRGLGDTYLLLLVRLLLSLQLKMASLSTPCRKVDQMLQHLAKVDHQLVFRETLNSLHSIVHSDQILSLEDLQRASMFLEDSVAGRDVCCESCVSMLTKVSELFPVVLQNESLRDGQLCYVAVKVCLQIFQLLSSEVAPLVWKEDQRSSPVQKILQALLGIILGQCCNRDTRLLAGTAVAMLINTASDSRAGGAAAWSLLQVIHREPWLLTVGVLQVECSPTGKDGVDQLAISRGLLTCCRPHILLCSRDDSTKRSLLLDGLFPVVYELSEQKLDCHYFAFEVLTLWLKRVKDCLGDLWKMTDARFLPDNSSLLKQLNHVIWTNAESPVEGVPEFASSAFVLLLNLYDMDCKQFCDAERTFHSTLLQRIMKLPWEAKAKYHHLCALLPYLGVDLVMDQYGAIRCHILKCLSTNRLSPCGSELYKRMIQQQRRELCSGPRKTGSVTELDLAARWANHWQRVIYDALTSDVTLLQSNSATHLLPCTFQVFPSAVEYLLASLDPHAPGHLHAWACILSSYRAVTGRSPWSLQGGSTFQTLQLALGAADDKIRLAALNLLCCSPKTKESPTMEEITIMKKLIPQNLNSESSPFRQHFQAGVKRFVARIRDSCLALMRAPKGKKKEDAAIVETMQDMLKQGIGFVDWLGELPYSYLAPGHSYQRKKTALLLLSAVLETCTDTWRPDKKKGQPPANMGTLINRARQRGQWDFFSRTKQLVLISCLEDSTNEIRELSAGLLLRFFPPSFPNDITEVLNMRSKQLVCSPRVQEAQMGALMMKVLLLKSGDECENNRLDSNLTVSSGRNMKTSCLVRVLVKELEQHYQTAKVNMMLAARTKPIHGVLSALQSCLLEAPDGVCVTLDRSVTAEVLGLLENISLLLLGVLQGDCDASAAEKDTLPSFCDMGNAINSLISQECGDGQVDGEECVLLSEEHSLVLTCCWVSLKEIGIFLGSLVEKILTEAKQPSECLLTKQDLMRASKVFKNILLKCRHWGAVEGCSFGFTKFCASLLSSSDPEINNIPAQMLKLGLQVVQCPRSTSVTRRAAGLPMLILCVVSAEEASKARPLLALCVQTLLETAKTPLNENWDQTLDLPQVCAVHTLQALVRGAGLGVAVLQFAPAVAMLSLTLISSPCWAMRNAALQLYSSLCSRILGQRSSSEEAGPTQHSMSPPAFFFHYPALQPFLLGELRGASQDLQHPSNKAKLHLQPSLYPILTLLAQLQPGVQDSTETLSDFLPPLLQLSASPIYSVRVMASKALVAMTSPSEYMNILISLTAQVPGPQENCCHNHLHGQLLQIKAILERALCTDSAPSDELCQVLTRMYASQWLATETQRCPLVRAAYLAVVHSLRRHCSEDFLSQLSDALIHNLQNPQQGLQVGLSAFHQQAIHFLCADLKWTCKIWEMFSATSLDIRLSMVTWVQDGRALKQTVLKEVIQKVLHSNLQKALLSHSVEYRTTYLAALVVVMTDGDSVLPHSTPLAEPFLPECLDLLLTNLEDQRGGPEFLSQALRAASLLLSRLSDSSAKMSMLQRCCGILERQRAPDTPEVLRMACGEALCVAIVPLLSSLSDSNTLPAIMIRLISTGLYLLQDQSQQVRQKAACFASLLHLTRGGGQNQRSIYLMQVNQALPFLLDLLLEECWDTPGTLEVLLSHLPQTDLRSVLKEASAAGGCSSLYEQDEANVFAEPSVMSAHVLPYLLQMAEKSSQSSSVAQSLNRWAEESAAQVLDNLAACKQLHPGETLTPSWLALLMDPHLHSTLCGLFTRAVFLLRLLKSSDVIKHLCDLSSMHMSLQEICGLLCQNGIFFPSALTSAVAGELPL; encoded by the exons ATGTCGTTTGAGAACCTCATCACATCATTGCAAGACTGTGTGATCGCTGATCACCAAGACCCTGAACATGTCAGACAAACCCTCACGCGGTTTTATGATAAACTATCTGAATCTTCCAG GAGTGGTGTGAAGAGATGTAAAGAGCGCTGTTTGGACGAGGCCGTCCAGCTGTTGAGACAAATACCGGAGCTGCAGCTGCGCGGTTTGGGGGACACTTATTTATTGCTCCTTGTCAGACTGCTTCTTTCACTGCAATTAAAAATGGCCAGCCTCTCCACACCCTGTCGGAAAGTGGATCAG ATGCTGCAACATCTGGCAAAGGTGGACCACCAGTTGGTTTTTAGAGAAACCCTCAATAGTTTGCACTCCATAGTCCACAGTGATCAG ATTCTGTCTCTAGAGGACTTGCAGAGAG CATCTATGTTCCTGGAAGACAGCGTTGCTGGTCGTGATGTGTGCTGCGAATCATGTGTGTCCATGCTGACTAAAGTCTCTGAGTTATTCCCTGTTGTATTGCAAAATGAGTCTCTGAGAGATGGACAGCTGTGCTACGTTGCAGTCAAG GTATGTCTGCAAATATTCCAGCTGTTGTCCAGTGAAGTTGCTCCTCTTGTGTGGAAAGAAGACCAGAGGAGCTCACCTGTGCAGAAGATCCTGCAGGCACTACTGGGCATAATTCTCGGACAG TGCTGCAACAGGGACACTCGGCTGTTGGCAGGCACTGCTGTGGCCATGCTGATCAACACGGCATCAGACAGCcgggctggaggagctgctgcctgGAGTCTGCTGCAAGTCATTCACCGAG AGCCCTGGCTGCTGACTgtcggtgtcctgcaggttgaGTGCAGCCCCACAGGGAAAGATGGAGTGGACCAGCTGGCGATTAGCAGAGGACTCCTGACCTGCTGTCGCCCTCACATCTTACTCTGTTCACGCGACGATTCCACTAAA AGAAGTCTCCTGCTGGACGGTTTGTTTCCTGTGGTTTACGAGTTGAGTGAGCAGAAGCTGGATTGTCACTACTTTGCCTTTGAAG TGTTAACACTTTGGTTGAAGAGAGTGAAGGACTGTCTGGGGGATCTCTGGAAGATGACAGACGCCCGCTTTCTGCCTGACAACAGCAGCCTGCTGAAGCAGCTCAATCACGTCATCTGGACCAATGCAGAAAGCCCA GTGGAAGGCGTGCCTGAATTTGCGAGCAGCGCCTTTGTTCTGCTGCTGAACCTCTATGACATGGACTGTAAGCAGTTTTGCGATGCTGAGAGGACGTTTCATTCCACCCTGCTTCAAAGAATCATGAAGCTGCCTTGGGAGGCGAAAGCCAAATATCATCACCTTTGTGCTCTGCTACCATATCTTGGTGTTGACTTG GTGATGGATCAATATGGTGCAATACGTTGTCATATCCTCAAGTGCCTATCGACCAATCGCCTGTCACCTTGTGGATCAGAGCTTTACAAACGTATGATCCAGCAGCAGAGGCGAGAGCTTTGCAGCGGCCCGCGAAAGACTGGCTCAGTCACGGAGCTGGATCTGGCGGCGCGCTGGGCCAATCACTGGCAACGTGTCATTTACGACGCTCTCACATCCGACGTGACTCTGCTACAGAGCAACAGTGCAACACACTTATTGCCCTGCACCTTTCAGGTCTTCCCCTCTGCCGTGGAGTATCTACTGGCCTCTCTAGACCCTCATGCCCCCGGCCACCTCCACGCGTGGGCCTGTATCTTGAGCTCTTACCGAGCCGTTACCGGTCGCTCTCCCTGGTCTCTCCAGGGCGGCTCCACCTTCCAGACGCTGCAGCTGGCTCTAGGGGCAGCAGATGACAAAATCCGTCTCGCCGCTCTCAATCTGCTCTGCTGCAGCCCCAAGACTAAAGAGAGCCCTACCATGGAGGAGATAACAATCATGAAGAAGTTAATTCCTCAGAACCTTAACTCCGAGTCGTCACCGTTTCGCCAGCATTTTCAGGCAGGAGTGAAGAGGTTTGTGGCCCGTATCAGAGATAGCTGCTTGGCACTTATGAGAGCACCAAAGGGCAAAAAGAAAGAGGATGCCGCCATCGTGGAGACGATGCAGGACATGCTGAAGCAAGGGATTg GCTTTGTGGATTGGTTAGGTGAGCTTCCATACAGCTACCTGGCACCAGGACACAGTTATCAGAGGAAGAAGACTGCATTGCTGCTGCTGTCTGCAGTGCTGGAGACCTGCACAGACACCTGGAGGCCAGAcaagaaaaagggacaacccCCAG caAATATGGGGACTCTGATTAACAGAGCCAGACAGAGAGGACAGTGGGATTTCTTCAGCAGGACCAAACAGCTGGTCCTGATCAGCTGTTTAGAAGATTCCACAAATGAG ATTCGGGAACTTTCTGCTGGGTTGTTGTTGAGGTTTTTCCCGCCCAGTTTCCCAAATGATATCACTGAAGTGCTGAACATGAGAAGCAAGCAGCTTGTGTGCAGCCCGCGGGTGCAGGAGGCTCAGATGGGAGCACTTATGATGAAAGTCCTGCTTCTGAA ATCAGGAGATGAATGTGAGAATAACAGGCTTGACAGCAACTTAACTGTCAGCAGTGGAAGAAATATGAAAACCTCCTGCTTGGTCAGAGTCCTGGTGAAGGAGCTGGAGCAGCACTACCAGACGGCCAAAGTAAATATGATGCTTGCGGCCCGAACCAAGCCTATCCATG GCGTGCTGAGTGCCCTCCAGAGCTGTCTGCTTGAGGCACCGGACGGTGTCTGTGTCACACTCGACCGCAGTGTGACTGCTGAGGTGTTGGGCCTTCTGGAGAACatctctctgctgctgctcggTGTCCTGCAGGGAGACTGCGATGCTTCTGCAGCTGAAAAGG ACACTCTACCTTCCTTTTGTGATATGGGAAATGCTATCAACTCCTTGATATCCCAAGAATGTGGCGATGGCCAGGTAGATGGAGAGGAGTGTGTCCTGCTGTCTGAAGAGCACAGTCTTGTTCTCACCTGCTGCTGGGTCTCCCTCAAG GAAATAGGAATTTTTTTAGGTTCTTTGGTGGAAAAAATTCTCACAGAAGCCAAACAACCGAGCGAGTGCCTTTTAACCAAACAGGATCTAATGAGAGCATCAAAAGTGTTTAAGAATATTCTTCTAAAGTGCCGTCACTGG ggggcagTAGAGGGCTGCTCCTTCGGCTTCACAAAGTTCTGCGCCTCCTTGCTGAGCAGCAGTGATCCCGAGATTAATAATATTCCAGCCCAAATGCTGAAACTA GGACTGCAGGTTGTGCAGTGCCCTCGTTCCACATCTGTGACCCGGCGGGCCGCAGGGCTGCCTATGTTGATCCTGTGTGTCGTGTCAGCGGAGGAGGCCAGTAAAGCGAGGCCGCTGTTGGCCCTCTGCGTGCAAACCTTACTAGAAACAGCCAAAACCCCACTGAACGAGAACTGGGACCAAACACTGGATCTGCCCCAG GTGTGTGCGGTACACACACTGCAGGCCCTGGTGCGTGGCGCAGGTTTGGGAGTAGCCGTCCTTCAGTTTGCACCTGCAGTAGCCATGTTGTCGCTCACTCTGATCAGTTCTCCCTGCTGGGCCATGAGGAATGCCGCTCTGCAGCTTTACA GCTCTCTCTGTTCGCGGATCCTTGGCCAGCGGTCCAGCAGTGAAGAGGCCGGCCCAACCCAGCACAGCATGTCCCCCCCTGCCTTCTTCTTTCATTATCCTGCTCTCCAACCATTTCTTCTTGGTGAGCTCAGAGGAGCTTCACAAGATCTCCAGCATCCATCCAATAAGGCCAAGTTGCACCTCCAGCCCTCTCTCTACCCAATTCTGACTCTGTTGGCCCAACTCCAGCCTGGTGTCCAAGATTCAACAGA AACTTTGTCGGACTTCCTGCCTCCCTTGCTCCAGCTGTCTGCCAGTCCTATTTACAGTGTGAGGGTGATGGCTTCTAAAGCTCTGGTTGCCATGACTTCCCCCTCAGAGTACATGAACATCCTCATCAGCCTGACTGCTCAGGTACCCGGTCCTCAGGAGAACTGCTGCCACAATCACCTCCATGGACAGCTGCTGCAGATCAAGGCCATTCTGGAAAGAGCTCTCTGCACAGACAG TGCCCCTTCAGATGAGCTGTGTCAGGTGCTTACCAGGATGTACGCCTCACAGTGGCTGGCGACTGAAACCCAGCGCTGCCCGCTGGTGAGAGCCGCATACCTCGCTGTGGTTCACTCTCTAAGAAGACACTGTTCTGAGGACTTCCTGTCACAGCTCAGTGATGCACTCATCCACAACCTCCAGAACCCTCAGCAGGGCCTTCAG GTTGGGTTGTCAGCCTTCCATCAACAAGCCATCCATTTCCTATGTGCAGATCTAAAGTGGACGTGTAAAATCTGGGAGATGTTCTCTGCAACCAGCCTTGATATCAGGCTCTCCATGGTTACGTGGGTGCAGGATGGGCGGGCACTGAAGCAGACTGTTTTGAAAGAAGTGATCCAGAAGGTGTTGCAT TCTAACTTACAGAAAGCTTTATTGAGCCACAGTGTGGAGTACCGCACCACCTACCTCGCTGCCCTGGTAGTAGTGATGACAGATGGGGACTCTGTTTTACCGCACTCGACACCACTAGCGGAACCTTTTCTGCCCGAGTGTCTGGATTTGTTGCTTACGAATCTGGAGGACCAGAGAGGCGGACCAGAGTTCCTGTCCCAGGCTCTGCGTGCTGCCAGTCTGCTGCTTTCTCGCTTGTCTGACTCCAG TGCCAAGATGTCAATGCTCCAGCGCTGCTGTGGCATTTTGGAACGTCAGCGAGCCCCAGACACCCCTGAAGTGCTCAGGATGGCTTGTGGCGAAGCTCTTTGTGTTGCCATAGTTCCACTTCTGAGCAGCCTGAGTGACTCCAACACTCTCCCAGCCATCATGATCAG GTTGATCAGTACCGGCCTTTACTTGCTGCAGGACCAAAGCCAACAGGTGAGACAGAAAGCTGCCTGTTTTGCTTCTTTGCTCCATCTCACAAGAGGAGGAGGACAGAACCAGAGGAGCATCTACTTAATGCAGGTCAACCAGGCGCTGCCGTtcctgctggacctgctgctGGAGGAATGCTGGGATACTCCTGGCACACTGGAGGTGCTGCTGTCTCACCTGCCTCAGACTGACCTCAGATCTGTGCTGAAAGAAGCCTCTGCAGCAGGAGG GTGCTCCAGCTTGTATGAGCAGGATGAAGCCAATGTGTTTGCAGAGCCCTCTGTCATGTCTGCACATGTGCTGCCTTACCTGCTGCAGATGGCAGAGAAATCCTCTCAGTCCTCCTCTGTGGCGCAGAGCCTTAACCGCTGGGCAGAGGAGAGCGCTGCTCAGGTGTTGGATAATCTTGCAGCCTGCAAACAGCTCCATCCAG gTGAGACACTGACTCCCTCTTGGCTGGCTCTTCTTATGGACCCCCATTTGCACAGCACCCTGTGCGGCCTGTTCACCAGGGCTGTATTCCTCCTCCGCCTGCTGAAAAGCTCAGATGTCATTAAACACCTTTGTGATCTTTCATCCATGCACATGAGTTTACAGGAAATTTGTGGGCTGCTCTGTCAGAACGGCATCTTCTTCCCCTCTGCTTTAACTTCTGCCGTGGCTGGAGAGCTTCCACTGTGA